In Juglans microcarpa x Juglans regia isolate MS1-56 chromosome 4S, Jm3101_v1.0, whole genome shotgun sequence, a single window of DNA contains:
- the LOC121263086 gene encoding transcription initiation factor IIF subunit beta-like produces MMDEAHGHSIGSSSSNVDAAKAERSVWLMKCPVVVAKSWQSHPHSDPHPLAKVVLSLDPLHPDDSSSLQFTMEMAGIEAGSIPKSYSLNMFKDFVPMCIFSETNQGKVAMEGKVEHKFDMKPHGENIEEYGRLCRERTSKSMIKNRQIRVIDNDRGVHMRPMPGMVGLISSTSKDKKKTAPVKQSDVKRTRRDRGELEDIMFKLFERQPNWALKQLVQETDQPAQFLKEILNELCVYNKRGTNQGTYELKPEYKKAVEDTTAE; encoded by the exons ATGATGGATGAAGCGCATGGTCATAGTATTGGTAGTAGCAGTAGTAACGTGGATGCAGCGAAGGCCGAGAGATCGGTTTGGCTCATGAAGTGCCCGGTGGTGGTTGCCAAGTCGTGGCAGAGTCATCCCCACTCTGATCCCCACCCTCTCGCCAAGGTCGTCCTCTCCCTCGATCCTCTCCACCCCGATGATTCCTCTTCCCTCCAG TTCACAATGGAGATGGCTGGTATCGAGGCAGGGAGTATTCCAAAAAGTTATTCTTTGAATATGTTTAAAGATTTTGTTCCTATGTGTATCTTTTCCGAGACAAATCAAG GTAAGGTTGCAATGGAAGGAAAGGTAGAGCATAAGTTTGACATGAAACCCCATGGTGAAAACATTGAAGAGTATGGAAGATTGTGCCGTGAAAGGACAAGCAAGTCCATGATAAAGAATAGACAAATACGG GTCATTGACAACGATCGCGGAGTACATATGAGGCCCATGCCTGGAATGGTTGGCTTGATTTCATCCACTTCCAAG GATAAGAAGAAAACTGCACCAGTTAAGCAGTCAGACGTAAAAAGAACTAGAAGGGATCGTGGGGAGCTGGAGGATATAATGTTCAAACTATTTGAAAGACAACCAAATTGGGCCTTGAAGCAGCTCGTCCAAGAGACCGATCAACCTGCA CAATTCTTGAAGGAGATACTCAACGAGCTGTGTGTGTACAATAAAAGGGGAACTAACCAAGGAACTTACGAGCTTAAGCCAGAATACAAGAAAGCTGTTGAAGATACAACTGCTGAATAA